The following are encoded together in the Drosophila sechellia strain sech25 chromosome 3R, ASM438219v1, whole genome shotgun sequence genome:
- the LOC6613939 gene encoding ubiquitin domain-containing protein 1 — translation MGACVCRMNPDNETMSVSSASISRPASAGIAMGAARKNRPLCHETIRWRSDVPLTEGQLRSKRDEFWDTAPAFDGRKEIWDALRAATTAAEGLDFQMAQAILDGANVSVPNGYLTECYDELGTQYKVPIYCLSYPINIVKEENGRDSPAEYSEPVDGGTEIFLKLRISSTMTDVKLPVYSKDTVGQCKKKLQAAEGVDACCQRWFYSGKLLGDKVPIDECSIHQGYVVQVIVNTEHYNHDNSTSTAHAS, via the exons ATGGGCGCCTGTGTGTGTCGCATGAACCCCGACAACGAGACGATGAGCGTCTCCTCGGCGAGCATCTCGCGTCCGGCCAGTGCAG GCATTGCCATGGGTGCGGCGCGCAAGAATCGACCGCTCTGCCACGAGACGATCCGGTGGCGGTCCGACGTGCCACTGACCGAGGGTCAGCTGCGGTCCAAGCGGGACGAGTTTTGGGATACCGCGCCGGCCTTCGACGGTCGCAAAGAGATCTGGGATGCGCTGCGGGcggccaccaccgccgccgagGGTCTTGACTTTCAAATGGCGCAGGCCATCCTGGACGGGGCTAACGTGTCGGTTCCCAATGG CTACCTTACAGAatgctacgatgagctgggaACCCAGTACAAAGTGCCCATTTACTGTCTGTCATATCCCATAAATATCGTAAAGGAGGAGAACGGGCGCGACTCGCCTGCCGAATATTCTGAGCCCGTGGATGGCGGCACCGAGATCTTCTTGAAGCTGCGCATATCATCGACCATGACTGATGTTAAACTACCCGTTTACTCCAAGGACACCGTGGGGCAGTGCAAGAAAAAGCTTCAG GCCGCCGAGGGTGTCGACGCCTGCTGCCAGCGTTGGTTTTACAGCGGCAAACTCCTGGGCGACAAGGTGCCAATAGACGAGTGCAGCATACACCAGGGATATGTGGTGCAGGTGATTGTCAACACGGAGCACTACAACCACGACAACAGCACGAGTACAGCGCACGCCAGCTAG
- the LOC6613940 gene encoding odorant receptor 83a isoform X1: protein MAGWSTTKEERIKDDSKRRDLFVFVRQTMCVAAMYPFGYYVKGSGVLVDLVRVCDLAYELFNYFVSVHIAGLYICTIYINYGQGDLDFFVNCLIQTIIYLWTIAMKLYFRRFRTGLLNAILSNINDEYEPRSAVGFSFVTMAGSYRMSKLLIKTYVYCCYIGTIFWLALPIAYRDGSLPLACWYPFDFTQPGVYEVVFLLQAMGQIQVAASFASSSGLHMVLCVLISGQYDLLFCSLKNVLASSYVLMGANMAELNQLQGEQSAADAEPGQYAYSVEEETPLLELLKVGSSMDFSSAFRLSFVRCIQHHRYIVAALKKIERFYSPIWFVKIGEVTFLMCLVAFVSTKSTTANSFMRMVSLGQYLLLVLYELFIICYFADIVFQNSQRCGEALWRSPWQRHLKEVRSDYMFFMLNSRRQFQLTAGKISNLNVDRFRGTITTAFSFLTLLQKMDSRE, encoded by the exons ATGGCTGGGTGG AGCACAACCAAGGAAGAAAGGATTAAGGACGACTCCAAGCGTCGCGACCTGTTCGTATTTGTGAGGCAAACCATGTGTGTAGCGGCCATGTATCCCTTTGGTTACTACGTGAAGGGATCTGGAGTCCTGGTCGACCTGGTGCGAGTCTGCGACTTGGCCTACGAGCTCTTTAACTACTTCGTATCGGTGCACATAGCTGGCCTGTACATCTGCACCATCTACATAAACTATGGGCAAGGCGACCTGGACTTCTTCGTGAACTGCTTGATACAAACCATTATTTATCTGTGGACCATAGCGATGAAGCTCTACTTTCGGAGGTTCAGAACTGGATTGCTGAATGCCATTCTGTCCAACATCAATGATGAGTACGAGCCACGTTCGGCTGTGGGATTCAGCTTCGTCACAATGGCGGGATCCTATCGGATGTCCAAGCTATTGATCAAAACATACGTGTATTGCTGCTACATAGGCACCATTTTCTGGCTGGCTCTTCCCATTGCCTATCGGGATGGGAGTCTTCCTCTCGCCTGCTGGTATCCCTTCGACTTTACG CAACCTGGTGTCTATGAGGTAGTGTTCCTTCTCCAGGCAATGGGACAGATCCAAGTGGCCGCATCCTTCGCCTCATCCAGTGGCCTGCATATGGTGCTTTGTGTGCTGATATCAGGGCAGTACGATCTCCTCTTTTGCAGTCTCAAGAATGTATTGGCCAGCAGCTATGTCCTTATGGGAGCCAATATGGCGGAACTTAA TCAATTGCAGGGTGAGCAATCTGCGGCCGATGCCGAGCCAGGTCAATATGCTTACTCCGTGGAGGAGGAGACTCCTTTGCTAGAACTTCTGAAAGTTGGGAGCTCAATGGACTTCTCCTCCGCATTCAGGCTGTCTTTTGTGCGGTGCATTCAGCACCACCGATACATAGTGGCGGCACTGAAGAAAATTGAGCGTTTCTACAGTCCCATATGGTTCGTCAAGATTGGCGAAGTCACCTTCCTCATGTGCCTGGTAGCCTTCGTCTCTACGAAGAGCACCACGGCCAACTCATTCATGCGAATGGTCTCCTTGGGCCAGTACCTGCTCCTAGTTCTCTACGAGCTCTTCATCATCTGCTACTTCGCGGACATCGTTTTCCAGAACAGCCAACGGTGTGGTGAAGCCCTCTGGCGAAGTCCTTGGCAGCGACATTTGAAGGAGGTTCGCAGCGATTACATGTTCTTCATGCTGAATTCCCGCAGGCAGTTCCAGCTTACGGCCGGAAAAATAAGCAATCTAAACGTGGATCGTTTCAGAGGG ACTATTACTACTGCCTTCTCGTTTCTCACCTTGCTGCAAAAGATGGATTCACGAGAATAA
- the LOC6613940 gene encoding odorant receptor 83a isoform X2 has product MKSTTKEERIKDDSKRRDLFVFVRQTMCVAAMYPFGYYVKGSGVLVDLVRVCDLAYELFNYFVSVHIAGLYICTIYINYGQGDLDFFVNCLIQTIIYLWTIAMKLYFRRFRTGLLNAILSNINDEYEPRSAVGFSFVTMAGSYRMSKLLIKTYVYCCYIGTIFWLALPIAYRDGSLPLACWYPFDFTQPGVYEVVFLLQAMGQIQVAASFASSSGLHMVLCVLISGQYDLLFCSLKNVLASSYVLMGANMAELNQLQGEQSAADAEPGQYAYSVEEETPLLELLKVGSSMDFSSAFRLSFVRCIQHHRYIVAALKKIERFYSPIWFVKIGEVTFLMCLVAFVSTKSTTANSFMRMVSLGQYLLLVLYELFIICYFADIVFQNSQRCGEALWRSPWQRHLKEVRSDYMFFMLNSRRQFQLTAGKISNLNVDRFRGTITTAFSFLTLLQKMDSRE; this is encoded by the exons ATGAAGAGCACAACCAAGGAAGAAAGGATTAAGGACGACTCCAAGCGTCGCGACCTGTTCGTATTTGTGAGGCAAACCATGTGTGTAGCGGCCATGTATCCCTTTGGTTACTACGTGAAGGGATCTGGAGTCCTGGTCGACCTGGTGCGAGTCTGCGACTTGGCCTACGAGCTCTTTAACTACTTCGTATCGGTGCACATAGCTGGCCTGTACATCTGCACCATCTACATAAACTATGGGCAAGGCGACCTGGACTTCTTCGTGAACTGCTTGATACAAACCATTATTTATCTGTGGACCATAGCGATGAAGCTCTACTTTCGGAGGTTCAGAACTGGATTGCTGAATGCCATTCTGTCCAACATCAATGATGAGTACGAGCCACGTTCGGCTGTGGGATTCAGCTTCGTCACAATGGCGGGATCCTATCGGATGTCCAAGCTATTGATCAAAACATACGTGTATTGCTGCTACATAGGCACCATTTTCTGGCTGGCTCTTCCCATTGCCTATCGGGATGGGAGTCTTCCTCTCGCCTGCTGGTATCCCTTCGACTTTACG CAACCTGGTGTCTATGAGGTAGTGTTCCTTCTCCAGGCAATGGGACAGATCCAAGTGGCCGCATCCTTCGCCTCATCCAGTGGCCTGCATATGGTGCTTTGTGTGCTGATATCAGGGCAGTACGATCTCCTCTTTTGCAGTCTCAAGAATGTATTGGCCAGCAGCTATGTCCTTATGGGAGCCAATATGGCGGAACTTAA TCAATTGCAGGGTGAGCAATCTGCGGCCGATGCCGAGCCAGGTCAATATGCTTACTCCGTGGAGGAGGAGACTCCTTTGCTAGAACTTCTGAAAGTTGGGAGCTCAATGGACTTCTCCTCCGCATTCAGGCTGTCTTTTGTGCGGTGCATTCAGCACCACCGATACATAGTGGCGGCACTGAAGAAAATTGAGCGTTTCTACAGTCCCATATGGTTCGTCAAGATTGGCGAAGTCACCTTCCTCATGTGCCTGGTAGCCTTCGTCTCTACGAAGAGCACCACGGCCAACTCATTCATGCGAATGGTCTCCTTGGGCCAGTACCTGCTCCTAGTTCTCTACGAGCTCTTCATCATCTGCTACTTCGCGGACATCGTTTTCCAGAACAGCCAACGGTGTGGTGAAGCCCTCTGGCGAAGTCCTTGGCAGCGACATTTGAAGGAGGTTCGCAGCGATTACATGTTCTTCATGCTGAATTCCCGCAGGCAGTTCCAGCTTACGGCCGGAAAAATAAGCAATCTAAACGTGGATCGTTTCAGAGGG ACTATTACTACTGCCTTCTCGTTTCTCACCTTGCTGCAAAAGATGGATTCACGAGAATAA
- the LOC6613941 gene encoding alpha-tocopherol transfer protein-like, whose protein sequence is MMMLHPTPDQRVSIREELREPEDPADIERDIKLIREWLETQPHLPKDMDDMRLTTFLRGCKFSLEKVKKKLDMYYTMRNAVPEFFSNRDINREELNIVLDYVHCPTLPGITPNGRRITFIRGIDCDFQPHHILDAMKVALMIGDVRLAEESVGIAGDIFILDASVASAAHFAKFSPTVVKKFLIAVQEAYPVKVKEVHVINISPLVDTIFNFVKPFVKEKIRSRITFHNDVESLYKVVPRDLLPNEYGGKAGGVVELNQWWKQKLIDNTQWFKDQEDKKANESLRPGAPKTSDDLFGMEGTFRQLNID, encoded by the exons ATGATGATGCTACACCCCACACCCGACCAGCGCGTGAGCATCCGCGAGGAGCTGCGCGAGCCGGAGGACCCCGCAGACATTGAGCGCGACATCAAGCTGATCCGCGAGTGGCTGGAGACGCAGCCGCACCTGCCCAAGGACATGGACGACATGCGCCTCACGACCTTCCTGCGCGGCTGCAAGTTCAGCCTGGAGAAGGTGAAGAAGAAGCTGGACATGTACTACACCATGCGCAACGCGGTGCCGGAGTTCTTCTCCAACCGGGACATCAATCGGGAGGAACTCAACATTGTACTGGACTATGT GCACTGCCCCACTCTACCGGGGATCACGCCCAATGGACGCCGCATCACGTTCATCCGGGGCATCGATTGCGACTTCCAGCCCCACCACATCCTGGACGCCATGAAGGTGGCCCTGATGATCGGGGACGTGCGCTTGGCAGAGGAGAGCGTTGGCATCGCCGGCGACATCTTCATCCTGGACGCGTCGGTGGCCAGCGCCGCCCACTTCGCCAAGTTCTCGCCCACCGTGGTGAAGAAGTTCCTGATCGCCGTGCAAGAGGCGTATCCGGTGAAGGTGAAGGAGGTGCATGTGATCAACATCTCGCCGCTGGTGGACACCATCTTCAACTTTGTCAAGCCGTTCGTGAAGGAGAAGATCCGCAGCCGCATCACCTTCCACAACGACGTGGAGAGCCTCTACAAGGTGGTGCCCCGCGACCTCCTGCCCAACGAGTACGGCGGCAAGGCCGGCGGCGTCGTCGAGCTGAACCAGTGGTGGAAGCAGAAGCTGATCGACAACACCCAGTGGTTCAAGGACCAGGAGGACAAGAAGGCCAACGAGTCCCTGCGCCCCGGCGCACCCAAGACCAGCGACGACCTCTTCGGCATGGAGGGCACCTTCCGGCAGCTGAACATCGACTAG